From Scatophagus argus isolate fScaArg1 chromosome 2, fScaArg1.pri, whole genome shotgun sequence:
GATGTCAGTTACCAcagtgaaatacacaaacacaaatcactgACAACACTGAACTGAGATtcaatattttacatattttaatacaaaacaCTAGAGCACGGTAGAGATCATAGCtaaatatttcatcttttcatgtgGCATAGATATCATTCATAAAGTTTATTCAAGTTAAATGACTGCTGATGTCTTGCTTGATGATGAGCTGAAGTGCAGCGCTGTCAGGAGAGGAGGACTCTGTTGTCTTTGGCCCACTTCCTCAGAGCTCGGATTATGTATTCAACCTGGGGATTTCCTGAATTTTGCAGCAGGGGCACCACCTCTTTAAGTGTCTCCCTAGAACACAAACAGGATATGTGAGGCAACAAGATTAGACCAAGAATGCACCCTCTCTCATGTTTCTTTAATTCAGCCATCACACCCACTCAACCACATCTGTCCTGTTTGAGTGGATGTGATGATCTGTGAATCCAGATCTTATTCAGTTTTACTCTGTAATGACAGGGATCTCAATAGCCACATTATTAcacaggaaaagacaaacatacTTGGACTCTTTGTTTGCCAGTATGAGCTGGAAGACGCCAACACATGCCCCTCTCTTGCCTTCCCAGTAGTTGGAGCCTGGGTCCAGTTTCTCCAGTGCATCAAACGCTTTGGCTGCGTAATAGAACTGGCCCATCTGAAACAACAGGCTGTGATCATGAGCACCAGTGCACAACTTACTGACGTCCCAGTAACAGAGCCAGAATTTGtatgagaaaaacagacaggtaGTGAATGAAACATACAATATCTCCATTTAAGTTGATGTAGGACTCTTAGTTTGAGTTCAGCAATAAGGGACTGAAGGACTCTATTAAAACAACGAAATAGCCAGAGGAAGACACTGATGCAGTGTTATAGTATTTAAATAGAGCTGAAAAAATTAGCTAATTGACAGAAAAGTATTTAAAGCTATTTTAAGCTTTTATAAGCTAGAAAGCTATTTTAATAATCGGTTAATTAGCTAAATCACttctcaaattaaaaaaaaaaaaaaaaaaaaaaagcctaaaattcaaaagacatctgaagacatcTCACAATAAAACGTTTGGCAAagaaataatctgcagattaactGGTAATGAACATAGTCATTAGTTGTAGCCTTAAATTagacagcaaacaaacatcaacataTTAGGATTGAAACTAAAGATTATTCCAACGCTGAAGGAATTTTAATCTGCCATAATATAAAACAGTGAAAGTCACACCAGAGAAGCAGGGGCAAGGcaatatttggcatttttgacTGATACATGACAATTAACTGATGATCAAAACTGTTgtatattcattttctgttgatcagaGACACAGGATGATGGCACCTTGTAGCAGTCGTTTGCGATGAGCTGAAGCAGACTGAAGGAATCGGAGGAAGTGCCCATTTTCAGGTAGAGCTCCCAGGCAAGTCGACCCTTCTGGTTCATTATGTCTGATAAGAACAAGACAGGTGTTCAATAATCCACCATTCACAAGCTGTTTGAATAACCTTCATAGATTCGGATTTGGAAAATATTTACGGCCTCAGGATACGTTTTACTGATGCGTGTTAAGCCAATAACGGaaggaaaaatttaaaaagcttTGCATGGAGATTTCTGTGATTAAATGTACTATCATCGGTGAGAGTACTATACATACAGCATCGTGCCAGCCAGCTAAGGTAAACATAGTCATTCTTGATCTTTTCACTCTGAATCAGTAGAAAAACCtgaaagaaacaataaaattagTCCAAGGCATTAGTCGACAACTTAATCAAAGTCTGTAAGAAGAGGTTGTATGGATGTAAGTTGAAGTAAGGTACCTCTTCTGCTTCTTTGTAGTTGCCAAGTGCTGCCTTAGCCTGGGCATAGTTGAAATTGAACGTATCATCATTATAGAAGTAACCCtgtaaaaagaacagaacagtcaTGTCTGTGCAAAAACGTTACGATTCAAACAGAAGTGGCAAAGAAAGTGTCAGCATTTCTTTGGTAGTGCAAATCACagggaataaagaaaaaacgCAGACCTGAATGAATGTACtgcagctgtaaaaaaaaacacttgacacCTATCACCCCGTGTGTGGgagtcttttttttcatttctagcTTGTATACTGCTATCAAAGTAAAGAAATATCACTGTAATCCCTAGCAGGAATTTACCATATGTTGTGTGCTTTGTACTTAGCCACACTAACCTTGACTGAGTTGAGATATATGAGAACATCTTCAAACTGTCTCAAGAGGAAGAAGCAGGAGGCCATGCACTGTCTGCCAGGAATAGTATCTGTGATCCAAAAATAAGttatacacacatgctcacacagtgTTGCCATCTAAAGATCATACTGATCACATTTCTATTCAACGTACCGCATTCGCTCGCCGAGCCTCCAACCAACTGAAAGAACTGCTGAGCAATTTTCAGGTGATccctctgaaagaaaaaagcacaGTAACAAATATTCACGTTGGAGTCCCTGTTCTTacatttgcttgtgtgtgactgtttatttattaaagaaGAAATACCCACTGATCCAATTTCCTGTCCCAGTGCAGCATTTACCACTCCTTTCAAAATATACTCCTGCAAAAAGAAAtgatcaaagtgaaaaaaattcaTGTGCTCTCTTGTCTAGTCCCTTTATGGTGAAAGAATGTAAAATGAGAGACCCAGAGAAGCTCTAAAGCAATAATTTACTTATgggtaaaatataaaataagtaaaatgtttctttgtgagGAACTTATCAGTCTTTTGATCATGTTTTTCATTGCTGATTCAAACCCCATAAATATCCACTtcaacaagtaaaaaaaaaaaagccaaatacTTCACATGCTTTCAGATCCAGGTGACACTGAGATTCTTTTGAAGATAAAAACTTatcacataaaagaaaaagcacttcAGGAGCATTCAAGTGGAGCGATCAAAAAAGGTTTCTTAAAGGCCTTCATTTAATCTGGCATCATTCTGGTTTTTAAGGTGTATActctttttttgtaaaaaagcATGGCTGTAATTAATTACCGTACGTCACTGTTAAATACAGCAACTGTATTATTTTTCACCTTTGCACCGAAATTAAGCAAATCAAGAGTCTCTCCTCGAGGCCAAACAGTTATGTTGTGCTTGAAAGAACAAGTTTAATATCACATTAAGAATCAGTGTTACTGTGAGTTATTACCTGAGGTGTTGTTGGGACCAGATCTTGGATGAGGTTGTAGGCTTCCTGGACATCATctggaggaggaaaatgaaaaactgagctaggtttctttaaaaaatatcttaTGTTTATGTTTCGTGATAACAGTGGGAAAGTATGTCATTTTACTCTGCTGTGTTCATCATGTTTATTATACTGTACACTCACAAgatatattctgtttttgtattcaGAACTGATTTTGAATGACTAACCTTGGTtgcatttgtaaataaaattctGAAGATCTGAATAAAGATCTGAAGGCTTTCCTCCTCATTTTAGACAAATCCTGCATGCGTGCATTATAATGGAAATATTTTCCTTGTTTGGCTTATTTCTGAAAACTGCAAAGTCGTGGCTGCACACCTTGTCTGAGATAGTAGATGACCAGGTTGAGTCTGGCCTCAGGGATCACATCGATCAGCGGAGGCAGCACCTGCAATGCCCCCTCGCCACCACGAAACACCACCTGCATATATAGGGGACAGTTTCAGAGTGTAGAAAAGTAGCACATAAGTCACTAGTGaatgcgcacacatacacacacacgcacacacacacactctgtttgaGCTTGTGAAGAGCTTACCAGGTTGTGTCGGATAAGCTCCTTAGCAAACTcaaaggagcaggaggagatgTCGATTAGGTTCTTCAACTCAGCCTGTGAGTGGGAGAGTGCAGACACAAGTCAAACCTACCAGTTAGTCTCctcaaagaaatgaaaaggaaaagcagtTACTGAGTCACTGTAATGGTGCATGCATGGCTAATAAATTAAGCATAATTAAaacttttgttcctttttactAAAAATTATAGTAATGTGAACTGTTATCTTTAACTCTAATTTCTTGTGGACGGTAGGGCTACCAACATGGGTGgagatttgaaaataaaaacacaatgaaaaagatgttttatttttgaaaaaataaaccatttttTCATTACATTGGTAAAATAATGTAGCCTTTGATCTTGTGGGCTATACAATCTTGCACGGCTATCAGCTGAGtccaaacaaaatgtgaaagcGTGTGtatgaaactgtgaaaacacaacGCAATATGAAGAGCAACAAAAGCATCAGTCTGTGAGTACCTCAGCTGCCTTGCCATTGTAGAGTCTGAAGTGGTTGCAGGCCTTGAGGTTGAGGGCAATAGTGGAGTCAGGCATGCTCTGCAGGTACACAGCCAACACCTCCTGGGAGACATCATAGTAGTCCAGCTTGTAGTAACACAGAGCCACATACACTTTCAGGGCCAGGAAATCTCTGAAAGACAAGATCCAAGATGATGTGAATGTGGCTTTTCACTGGATCACTGGAGTAATACGCAGCAAATATGATGACATGCACATTATTTCTCTgactttctgctgtgtgtgcgtatatCTCACTGAGTCGAGCGGAGCGCCCAAAGCACCGCCCCCGTGCTGTATGGGGCATTGTTCCATTCATTCAAATTCATGGACAAAAGTGGTTGGAAATTTGATGGCAGGTCTTCAGTACAGTTTGGACTATCTAGGGTGCAGCTTCATGATAATTTATTTCATGGTCCATCTTCAGTGTTTACCTGTTGTCCCATGTGGGACACAAGAGTCAGAGTTtactgaaaatgaatatttaaggATTACCTGTGGCACAGTTTTTAGAATCTATAGCAActtacatttttactttcacattCTTCTGACAAAAATAGGCAAAATTTTTTGCATaatactttaaatattttttgcttttttccgTCAGCATTCAGAGGAAGTGCAAGCAGCAGTGAGGCTAATTTGTATTCAAGTCtgctcagagctgctgcagaggcctGCAACTAAAGCTGCTGCGATcccagtagaaaaaaaaaaatctcagctgctcctcagctcacaaatgtcacaaagacacaaatataTCTTCAAGAGATGTGCCAAATAGTATCTAATGGAATCAAAGTCTTTCATTTTCTACAACCCTGATCCCAAACTTTggacgctgtgtaaaacataagtAAACTAGAATGTGATAATTAGCTCATCCCTTTTGGGCAAACACTTAGCTGACAACAATACAAAGacaatgtatttaatgttttacctccaattcattgattttttgtaaaaacatgtttattttgaatttgacacCAGCGACACATGAAACAGGGGCAAAacaaagactgggaaagttgtgtatGTCTCAGAAAACACCAGTTTGGAAGCTCCACGGGTAAGCAGGTTCACTGGTAACAGGTATCATGATTGGTATGAAAGAAGCATCTCAAACAATGGTGGGGCGTTTTGGGAAACACCCGAGTGTGTGAAGGATATCACTACATGTGCTCTGAGACACTTCATAAAACCACTGCtggcaaacagtttgtttgcaaattaaTGCATTACGTTTTTACTTACATTTATGCaacatcccaacttttttggaatcactAATATACTACAGCTACAATATATCAGCAGATACATTATGTCTGCACACAGGTGCAGCAGGACTGTGAGACTCATTCAGAGTAAAAGGCACAGACCTGTTTTGTAGTAGAAGGCGTTTGTAGATGTCTATAGCCTCCTGGTAGTGGGAGCGCATGTAGTGGATGGATGCCAGGCTTAGCTGGTCCTCCGTCACATCCTCCAGGTTCTGGTGGAAACCCATCAGCTTCTTCTCATCGTTGAACTGAGACATATGAAAGTGAagaca
This genomic window contains:
- the ttc26 gene encoding intraflagellar transport protein 56; this encodes MILSRMKPAVGGEAQASISEKKKKNKTKVPRLEEYLQQRDYLGALTLLEFKRSIGEKEEHADLWIGYCAFHLGDYKRAMEEYKSLTTKPDCPAQVWVYLACAMFFLGLYKEAEEAASKAPMSPLQNRLLFHLAHKFNDEKKLMGFHQNLEDVTEDQLSLASIHYMRSHYQEAIDIYKRLLLQNRDFLALKVYVALCYYKLDYYDVSQEVLAVYLQSMPDSTIALNLKACNHFRLYNGKAAEAELKNLIDISSCSFEFAKELIRHNLVVFRGGEGALQVLPPLIDVIPEARLNLVIYYLRQDDVQEAYNLIQDLVPTTPQEYILKGVVNAALGQEIGSRDHLKIAQQFFQLVGGSASECDTIPGRQCMASCFFLLRQFEDVLIYLNSVKGYFYNDDTFNFNYAQAKAALGNYKEAEEVFLLIQSEKIKNDYVYLSWLARCYIMNQKGRLAWELYLKMGTSSDSFSLLQLIANDCYKMGQFYYAAKAFDALEKLDPGSNYWEGKRGACVGVFQLILANKESKETLKEVVPLLQNSGNPQVEYIIRALRKWAKDNRVLLS